In Rhizoctonia solani chromosome 7, complete sequence, one DNA window encodes the following:
- a CDS encoding LETM1 and EF-hand domain-containing protein anon-60Da, mitochondrial, giving the protein MLTIAHSNNRSLRVRVITLYSAQRCHSSLPSPSTKTPATQHEPVFPTSIPRKQKIELKPGPRPTAVAGAQSASAQHDKPTAPTPQPTAAQPRAEASKANEPSESEKPPSKIKIAIADVVKAAEQGALAPPPPDASKMGKLWHQVKELFKFYVRGLKQLLVHRQIVKDLKARGGQMTWEETHFVKTYKEDMVKLIPFLLILLILEEALPLVVLYAPFLLPSTCILPNQRARILWKRDDAQFNARSEARSILLSVESLQDLAEGGVKEMPEDLVTAMVKVFGLSTRGPVALQRRRLEKHLEYLMNDDCLLALEETMGSHLDLRNLKVVMSERGFLASADEPDLRSTLDKRLQALGEDKAEWKPRSLQFLLKDLLESKRDVKPTPVD; this is encoded by the exons ATGTTAACTATAGCGCATAGCAATAATAGATCGTTGCGAGTCAGAGTTATCACATTATATTCCGCCCAAAGATGCCACTCATCCTTGCCATCACCGTCGACCAAGACTCCCGCCACACAACATGAGCCTGTGTTCCCAACTTCTATTCCAAGAAAGCAGAAAATCGAACTCAAACCTGGTCCGAGGCCTACTGCGGTCGCAGGTGCTCAGTCAGCGAGCGCACAGCATGACAAACCGACGGCGCCGACACCTCAACCAACAGCTGCCCAACCAAGGGCCGAAGCCAGCAAGGCAAACGAGCCTTCAGAGTCGGAGAAGCCCCCTTCGAAAATTAAGATTGCTATAGCCGACGTGGTTAAGGCTGCTGAGCAGGGTGCATTGGCTCCCCCGCCCCCAGATGCGAGCAAGATGGGCAAACTTTGGCACCAA GTCAAAGAATTATTTAAATTTTATGTGCGGGGGTTGAAGCAACTTCTGGTCCACCGCCAAATTGTCAAAGATCTCAAAGCTCGTGGGGGACAAATGACTTGGGAAGAGACGCACTTTGTCAAGACATACAAGGAGGACATGGTCAA GCTAATCCCATTTCTATTGATTCTCCTAATCCTTGAGGAAGCTCTCCCACTCGTCGTCCTCTATGCACCATTCCTTCTTCCCTCCACCTGCATACTACCCAACCAGCGAGCACGCATACTATGGAAGCGAGACGACGCGCAATTTAATGCTCGCTCCGAAGCCCGTTCAATACTCCTCTCTGTCGAATCATTACAAGATCTTGCCGAAGGGGGTGTGAAGGAAATGCCAGAGGATCTCGTGACCGCTATGGTCAA GGTATTTGGGCTCTCAACGCGCGGACCAGTGGCTCTACAGCGTCGGCGCCTTGAAAAGCACCTAGAGTACTTGATGAACGACGACTGCCTGCTGGCGCTAGAGGAGACAATGGGTTCTCACTTAGATCTCAGGAATTTGAAAGTCGTAATGTCCGAACGTGGATT CCTGGCCTCTGCAGACGAACCTGACCTCCGCAGCACACTCGATAAGAGATTACAAGCTCTTGGTGAAGATAAGGCCGAATGGAAACCCCGCTCGTTACAATTCCTGCTTAAAGACCTATTGGAGTCGAAGAGAGATGTGAAGCCGACTCCCGTAGATTGA
- a CDS encoding Dual specificity phosphatase, catalytic domain, whose amino-acid sequence MLLAASPHSQPDAYDALSTASALHTPQQLAQLEAVARAQARETPESSLVSDDEKYLAAQLVYLASQYHGSEYNRQKANVPQGLYIPLSIQLPTHIAELRTRQATSAERQAWFVGEGDELTEDMDVPKEEDNDSTASKPEDEGSRSPKVVPGQPQAIGTQTETVHFEQTPPSYPRRPSYFQPEIVQVDLLHDALGNSLFPASTRLPHGALALLGTQPPALDPDVVETPPPLKETDLPQFPERFVLSSPRDNNMQQLPSTRLASQSQPSPSHFLRPLLPLRPAPVHVAPSPSPQLQLALETAISKDTLPRTPPSSAPPSPGLGSRAPRPPVPKTSESHPINISQVIPPDHIGAISSQLTPRFQPQGQSSSPQGTYFCINPTYRLDRVIYVLTARAFEARAAMAKYSPVPVRVKFGEGSTTGPAVFVGPGVKSEPNISKSTTPASPAPNGNMLGLGLGLQGNESPSPASTSAPGLVPPNINDDSHPRNKLPAPIVLPTLLPPPSAGLPPPPSLNASNTIISRPVLGNLYLSSCPGKKVRLNGPTSTKGRGAICRDLKADLERIKQTGVFLIVCCLDDDELEFLGSPWEEYQRYAKEVGLDVLRLPMPEGLCPLSVQTMSEHMDKIIRSYTLRGKHVLAHCRGGVGRAGLVACVWMLKLGICGSISSKQQQDPASGIRQMTDSREQVIRDPVTQAPPDHLMRERKVPRDSMELLERVVYIIRRQRSVKAIETYEQVRFLLEFIEYLRDLDAKSEMQSTS is encoded by the exons ATGCTTCTTGCTGCTTCCCCACACTCGCAGCCGGATGCCTATGACGCACTTTCCACCGCGTCCGCCCTACACACTCCCCAGCAACTTGCACAGCTCGAAGCTGTGGCGCGCGCACAGGCGCGAGAGACACCAGAGTCGAGTTTAGTATCTGATGATGAAAAGTATCTCGCCGCACAG CTGGTGTACCTTGCCTCGCAATACCACGGATCGGAGTATAATCGTCAAAAAGCAAACGTACCGCAAGGGTTGTACATACCGCTTTCTATTCAGTTGCCTACGCATATCGCAGAACTTAGGACGCGTCAAGCAACGTCAGCTGAGAGACAGGCTTGGTTCGTTGGAGAGGGTGATGAGCTTACCGAGGATATGGATGTGCCCAAGGAAGAGGATAATGACAGCACTGCAAGCAAACCCGAAGACGAAGGTTCCAGGTCCCCCAAAGTGGTTCCTGGTCAACCACAAGCGATTGGTACCCAGACCGAGACTGTTCATTTCGAGCAAACACCACCTTCATATCCGCGTCGACCCTCTTACTTCCAGCCCGAAATAGTGCAGGTCGATTTGCTACACGATGCACTGGGAAATTCTTTGTTTCCTGCATCGACAAGATTGCCTCACGGTGCGTTGGCATTGCTCGGGACTCAGCCTCCTGCGTTGGACCCGGATGTAGTGGAAACCCCGCCCCCTCTCAAGGAGACTGATTTACCCCAATTCCCTGAGAGATTTGTGTTATCTTCCCCTCGTGATAATAACATGCAGCAGTTGCCTTCGACTCGCCTCGCCTCGCAGTCGCAGCCATCCCCGTCCCATTTTTTGCGTCCCCTCTTGCCCCTCCGTCCGGCCCCAGTCCACGTCGCGCCTTCGCCTAGTCCACAACTTCAATTGGCCCTCGAGACGGCCATATCAAAGGACACACTCCCTCGTACTCCTCCAAGCTCAGCTCCGCCTTCCCCTGGGCTTGGATCAAGGGCCCCAAGGCCACCCGTGCCCAAAACCTCAGAGTCACATCCTATAAA CATATCTCAAGTTATTCCTCCCGACCACATTGGCGCAATCTCTTCCCAACTTACTCCCCGATTCCAACCGCAGGGACAAAGTTCATCGCCCCAAGGGACATACTTTTGCATTAACCCAACCTACAGACTCGACCGAGTCATATATGTTCTCACGGCTCGCGCTTTTGAAGCAAGGGCTGCTATGGCAAAATACTCCCCTGTCCCTGTCCGTGTAAAATTTGGAGAAGGGAGCACCACTGGGCCTGCGGTATTTGTGGGTCCTGGAGTGAAGAGTGAGCCGAATATCAGCAAGTCCACAACTCCTGCATCCCCGGCACCAAATGGAAATATGTTGGGCTTGGGACTTGGTCTTCAAGGAAATGAATCTCCATCGCCTGCCAGTACTAGTGCTCCTGGTCTTGTACCGCCGAATATAAACGACGATTCACATCCGAGGAATAAACTCCCAGCGCCCATTGTATTGCCAACTCTTCTACCCCCACCGTCGGCCGGACTTCCCCCTCCTCCCAGCCTGAATGCATCTAACACGATAATCAGCCGGCCTGTCTTAGGGAACCTATACCTTTCCTCTTGCCCAGGGAAGAAAGTTCGGTTGAACGGGCCCACAAGTACAAAGGGTCGAGGTGCAATTTGTCGAGACCTCAAGGCCGATTTAGAAAGAATTAAGCAGACAGGAGTTTTTTTGATTGTTTG CTGCTTAGACGATGATGAATTGGAGTTTCTGGGCTCTCCATGGGAGGAATACCAAAGATACGCAAAGGAGGTTGGCCTGGATGTTTTACG ATTGCCTATGCCGGAGGGTCTGTGTCCACTTAGCGTACAAACTATGTCAGAGCACATGGACAAAATAATCCGAAGCTATACTCTTAGGGGTAAGCATGTCCTTGCCCATTGTCGAGGGGGCGTTGGACGTGCCGGACTGGTTGCTTGCGTCTGGATGTTGAAGTTGGGCATTTGTGGTTCCATATCATCGAAGCAGCAGCAAGACCCGGCATCTGGAATTCGGCAGATGACAGATTCCAGAGAACAAGTAATACGGGATCCAGTAACACAAGCACCTCCTGACCACCTGATGCGCGAACGAAAGGTCCCAAGAGATAGCATGGAGCTCCTTGAGCGCGTAGTATATATTATTCGGAGACAACGAAGCGTGAAGGCTATCGAGACATACGAGCAAGTTAGGTTTTTGTTGGAGTTCATCGAGTATTTAAGGGATTTGGACGCGAAATCTGAGATGCAGTCAACGTCTTAG
- a CDS encoding extracellular metalloprotease translates to MRKYKALAEGDLPHYQIKDSIKATNSHFSGLGLKLNLKSVDRTTNATWFNYVAPNLPTNTAMKNSLRKGGAADLNIYTVGFKGGPGKGLLGYATFPSTYESNPKDDGIVIQWSTVPGGSNVNYDEGKTLTHELGHWLGLYHTFQGGNCSGTGTMSMIPLPKQPIGRMPGWKRYVPRWWRRPKGILFAPDSPITCSILETTNPRDIKALGRMVPNFDEAIWKRERLNIIIEGSRLKFEQSEYLKIKLLATGDSELVEASPFDRIWGIGFGAKSAPMKRDKWGENLLGKALMIVRQGLKGKAAGDDVDSEPDPGQEEARWGTSSPQLTKFCCKNYFISEISLHNQAVHAASGFHGMHVCDSSRSIGNSN, encoded by the exons ATGCGCAAATATAAAGCTCTGGCCGAGGGAGATCTTCCACACTATCAAATAAAAGATTCAATCAAAGCTACCAACTCGCATTTCTCCGGATTGGGGCTCAAGTTAAACTTGAAGAGCGTTGATCGTACCACCAACGC AACATGGTTTAATTATGTCGCTCCGAACTTACCCACCAACACGGCCATGAAAAACTCCCTGCGTAAAGGAGGCGCTGCCGACCTAAACATTTATACTGTTGGATTCAAAGGTGGCCCAGGAAAGGGATTACTCGGCTATGCCACCTTTCCTTCCACCTATGAATCTAACCCAAAGGATGATGGCATCGTCATTCAGTGGTCCACAGTTCCTGGAGGTAGCAACGTCAATTACGACGAAGGAAAGACACTTACTCACGAGCTCGGACACTGGCTTGGATTATATCACACCTTCCAAGGGGGCAATTGTTCAGGAACTGGGACTATGTCGATGATACCCCTTCCGAAGCAACCCATCGGCCGGATGCCCGGTTGGAAAAGATACGTGCCCAGATGGTGGCGTAGACCC AAAGGGATATTGTTCGCCCCGGATTCTCCGATTACTTGCTCTATTCTGGAGACCACAAATCCGCGCGATATCAAGGCCCTCGGAAGAATGGTTCCAAACTTTGACGAGGCGATCTGGAAGCGCGAGCGTTTAAACATCATAATCGAAGGCTCGCGTCTCAAGTTCGAGCAAAGCGAATATCTAAAAATAAAGTTATTAGCCACAGGAGACAGTGAGCTTGTTGAAGCAAGTCCTTTTGATCGAATATGGGGTATAGGTTTTGGCGCAAAAAGTGCTCCAATGAAGCGTGACAAATGGGGAGAAAACCTACTGGGGAAAGCACTTATGATTGTACGACAGGGGCTTAAAGGCAAAGCTGCTGGCGACGATGTGGATTCTGAACCTGATCCGGGTCAGGAAGAGGCTCGTTGGGGGACTAGCTCTCCTCAATTAACTAAGTTTTGTTGCAAG AATTATTTTATATCTGAAATATCCCTCCACAATCAGGCCGT GCATGCAGCAAGCGGCTTTCATGGTATGCACGTATGCGACAGTTCCCGCTCCATTGGCAATTCTAATTAG
- a CDS encoding superkiller protein 3 SKI3 has protein sequence MSSVIKAKLKVSREAINNKDWKTAQRTAEDVLSYDAANYNGNVFLGLASFELNEIDKSEQAYRKAIDIQPDQLLAWRGIEKIQEKTERWDDLDETLEKEIEIASNSGDATKVAEFLQKLIEVRREHGSALEVTNALSLLLPESRLYDVLSTIPPLEPTAPTKTTIYDIQAAMGNSLPVLEEIVAVVERSEEEAYTKEVERRRTRINAGTQQEVQNEVGRDIWGASKLPALYEDILNHPNTSDQLRRDTESKLLRHRQRYLYALPTNSEYASEKNAAYKVVEDMASGAVLLGLPDELAWSCYMENLDVYDIEGYDFGVFRRFSKLFRGKPLATLLTAYLNYLNIPLDDDESETAVSETVVAQEQDSSYDPVETILTNLAKLPKSIIAHRIVGDVYTADGDHKNAIRIAEAGINLVKRAENNTGKKLPLVRKAFDVILATGLVHLYPPKHHARASRILEEVLARNPGHVGALMARAYIYQYAKNWGDAIKHFQRVMKETDGDDTVGWVGVRAREEVAWCMAMDGQLETSLSELREVSSALALGDAPPDDRARVEWRLGKCLWDIGGERRDESYKRFIGALKFNPSYASAFTSLGIYYNEHANPPDALRASKCFQKAFELDASQGEAARRLAEGFAEEREWDLVEVVARRTIEGEGGLTGGLDKPSTEVARHQPTFAWAWKAIGLVEMNRHNYAPAIQSFQVALRANEGQAIAPSNEWIAAYIVGTVQRDMGLHLEAVDTFNKILADHPGLEDPMIIIGLGKAYLELGCLEAQTGYSIRAEISWCSSLDYAFQLISEPIMQVARRVGWRLAYDALTELGKKRVFLNVPAVQGALAPLAESLVARAKDFERHLGDAFLVSEIVDSLLGVPSGGTALKMAAAVSAYLVTLSTDNEDSLANSWAGLAIATFNARPFENAIEQRKKLESVAIVAVKHALRRDPSNDQLWSLYGSLSFADDPKISQHAFIKAIEIDGKEADHWARLGLLYLNNDDVELAQHVFVRSQILDPDASLAWVGKSLLAVRNQKHAEAQTLLEHAIGLASYSPRADKEYGIKCFVHTANTSTVETLFPAFFALQRYCQHFSDDSSGLHLLALVAERLGLISLATDLLMQAIPILETLYEATEDAHIAEHYGIAKVNLGRLQLAEGDYSAALDAFNTALALLPESTEDDTIKTCRAHAQASSGIAHYMLDDFEAAVGMFEAAVASAPVSTHVRENVTISLCQALWEVGSEDAKEAAKSQLLEMVEQDPSNLECIVMLVAIGTLNNEPDLVDAALSEILGMPTEKRQVLDPGHQVDRILVQHHIAQGNLDQALKVVRNAVALKSATTSSTRALLEFLVQTGDDKAVEVAISALKNISERNELSPLLRIAGVASAKVGKLEPSVQKGLEKAVMLAPWDERNYLALTYVLNRLPKDT, from the exons ATGTCAAGCGTGATCAAGGCGAAATTAAAAGTGTCAAG AGAGGCTATCAATAATAAAGATTGGAAAACTGCTCAAAGGACTGCAGAAGACGTCCTTTCATACGATGCAGCCAACTACAACGG AAACGTGTTCTTGGGTCTTGCATCGTTTGAGTTAAATGAAATAGACAAAAGCGAGCAA GCATATCGAAAAGCGATCGATATCCAGCCGGATCAATTACTTGCTTGGCGG GGCATCGAGAAGATTCAGGAGAAGACAGAACGCTGGGATGATTTAGACGAAACCTTAGAAAAGGAGATCGAGATTGCCTCCAATTC GGGTGATGCTACCAAGGTCGCAGAATTCCTCCAGAAGCTGATTGAAGTCAGAAGAGAACACGGGTCAGCACTTGAG GTTACCAATGCTTTGTCTCTCCTTTTGCCCGAATCTCGATTATACGATGTATTGTCCACTATACCTCCACTAGAACCTACGGCTCCAACCAAAACTACGATATACGATATTCAAGCAGCGATGGGTAATTCTCTTCCCGTACTCGAAGAGATCGTAGCTGTGGTCGAGCGTTCGGAAGAGGAGGCGTACACAAAGGAAGTGGAACGAAGGCGAACTCGAATCAACGCAGGTACCCAACAAGAGGTCCAAAACGAAGTTGGCCGCGATATTTGGGGAGCTTCCAAG CTTCCGGCGCTGTACGAAGATATATTGAACCATCCAAACACTTCGGATCAACTAAGGAGAGACACAGAGTCGAAGCTGCTTCGCCACCGGCAGCGATATCTGTATGCTCTCCCTACAAACTCCGAGTATGCGTCGGAAAAGAATGCTGCGTACAAGGTCGTTGAAGACATGGCGAGTGGTGCGGTTCTGCTGGGGCTTCCAGACGAGTTAGCCTGGTCTTGCTATATGGAAAACTTGGACGTCTATGACATTG AGGGATACGACTTCGGGGTATTCCGACGGTTTTCCAAGTTATTTCGCGGAAAGCCACTAGCAACATTGCTCACAGCATACTTGAATTATTTGAATATTCCTCTAGACGATGATGAAAGCGAGACTGCCGTTTCAGAAACCGTGGTTGCCCAGGAACAAGACAGCTCTTATGACCCTGTAGAAACAATTCTG ACCAATCTTGCGAAACTTCCCAAGTCGATTATTGCACACCGCATTGTTGGGGATGTATACACAGCCGATGGTGATCACAAGAATGCTATACGTATAGCCGAAGCAGGAATCAACCTAGTAAAACGAGCTGAAAACAATACAGGAAAAAAGTTGCCACT GGTGCGAAAAGCCTTTGATGTGATTTTAGCAACCGGGCTGGTTCATCTTTACCCACCCAAGCATCATGCTCGTGCATCGCGCATATTGGAAGAAGTACTCGCTCGTAACCCAGGCCACGTTGGCGCACTTATGGCtcgcgcatatatttacCAATACGCGAAGAATTGGGGAGATGCCATCAAGCACTTCCAACGAGTGATGAAAGAAACAGATGGAGACGACACGGTTGGGTGGGTTGGTGTTCGGGCTCGAGAAGAAGTTGCGTGGTGTATGGCAATGGACGGTCAACTTGAGACCAGCCTTAGTGAACTGCGCGAAGTTTCTTCAGCTCTGGCCTTGGGTGATGCGCCCCCAGATGATAGGGCACGAGTGGAATGGCGTCTAGGAAAATGTTTATGGGATATTGGAG GCGAACGGCGCGACGAATCTTACAAACGTTTTATTGGGGCTTTGAAGTTCAACCCGAGCTACGCATCTGCGTTCACATCATTAGGTATTTATTATAACGAGCATGCGAACCCCCCGGATGCACTTCGAGCTTCAAAATGTTTCCAAAAGGCGTTTGAATTGGACGCAAGTCAAGGAGAGGCAGCGCGAAGGCTTGCCGAGGGCTTTGCGGAAGAGCGAGAATGGGACCTTGTGGAAGTTGTCGCCCGACGAACTATTGAGGGAGAAGGCGGGTTGACCGGAGGGCTCGATAAACCAAGTACAGAGGTTGCTCGTCATCAGCCAACTTTCGCATGGGCATGGAAGGCTATTGGGCTAGTTGAGATG AATCGGCATAACTATGCACCTGCTATCCAATCGTTTCAAGTGGCACTGAGGGCGAATGAAG GGCAGGCCATTGCCCCTTCAAACGAATGGATTGCCGCATATATTGTCGGCACCGTTCAACGAGATATGGGCCTTCACTTAGAGGCAGTTGATACATTCAACAAGATACTGGCTGATCACCCTGGGCTTGAAGATCCTATGATTATCATTGGGCTTGGAAAAGCTTACCTGGAACTAGGTTGTTTGGAAGCTCAGACAGGCTATTCTATTCGCGCCGAGATTTCGTGGTGTTCTTCGTTGGACTATGCGTTTCAGTTGATTAGTGAGCCAATAATGCAGGTCGCTCGAAGGGTTGGATGGAGATTGGCTTATGATGCCTTGACCGAACTTGGCAAGAAGCGGGTATTCTTGAACGTACCTGCAGTACAAGGCGCGCTTGCCCCGCTCGCAGAGTCACTCGTAGCACGTGCAAAAGATTTCGAACGTCACTTAGGAGACGCCTTCTTGGTTTCTGAAATCGTTGATTCTTTACTTGGTGTCCCAAGCGGCGGGACGGCACTCAAGATGGCAGCCGCAGTCAGCGCATATCTGGTAACACTTTCGACCGACAATGAAGATTCTCTGGCAAATTCATGGGCTGGGCTTGCTATAGCTACTTTTAATGCTAGACCATTTGAGAATGCTATTGAGCAACGGAAAAAATTAGAGTCTGTGGCGATTGTGGCGGTGAAACATGCTCTACGACGCGATCCCTCAAACGACCAACTCTGGAGCCTTTATGGGTCCTTGTCATTCGCTGATGACCCTAAAATCTCACAGCATGCCTTCATAAAGGCAATAGAAATAGACGGCAAG GAGGCTGATCACTGGGCCAGACTTGGCCTACTATACCTCAACAATGACGATGTCGAGCTTGCTCAACATGTTTTTGTTAGATCTCAGATTCTTGACCCTGATGCCAGTTTGGCCTGGGTTGGAAAATCTCTTTTAGCGGTACGCAATCAAAAGCACGCTGAAGCACAGACACTTTTGGAACATGCGATTGGATTGGCCTCGTACTCT CCTCGAGCAGATAAGGAGTATGGGATCAAGTGTTTTGTGCACACTGCAAATACATCTACGGTTGAGACATTGTTCCCGGCCTTCTTCGCTCTACAGCGTTACTGCCAACATTTCTCCGACGACTCATCTGGATTACACTTGTTAGCTCTGGTCGCAGAACGCCTGGGTCTTATCTCGCTGGCTACCGACCTCTTGATGCAGGCCATTCCGATATTAGAAACCTTGTATGAAGCAACGGAGGACGCGCATATTGCTGAGCACTATGGGATTGCTAAAGTTAATCTCGGACGACTACAGCTAGCCGAGGGGGACTACTCTGCTGCATTAGACGCGTTCAACACTGCACTGGCTTTGTTACCTGAATCCACTGAGGACGACACAATTAAAACATGTCGTGCCCACGCTCAAGCTAGTTCAGGAATTGCGCATTACATGCTAGATGATTTCGAAGCTGCTGTTGGAATGTTCGAGGCAGCTGTGGCGAGTGCACCTGTATCGACGCATGTGCGTGAAAACGTCACCATATCACTCTGCCAGGCTCTTTGGGAGGTGGGTTCTGAGGACGCGAAAGAGGCAGCGAAATCCCAGCTGTTAGAAAT GGTCGAACAAGACCCCTCTAATTTAGAATGCATTGTAATGCTTGTGGCGATCGGAACACTTAACAAC GAACCTGACCTGGTAGATGCAGCGTTGTCTGAAATCCTCGGTATGCCGACCGAGAAGCGTCAGGTTCTAGATCCCGGCCATCAAGTAGATCGAATACTAGTACAACATCACATAGCACAAGGCAACCTTGACCAAGCGCTCAAAGTCGTTCGGAACGCCGTCGCCCTCAAATCTGCTACCACTTCTTCTACTAGAGCCTTattggagttccttgtcCAAACAGGAGACGACAAGGCTGTTGAAGTTGCTATATCAGCATTAAAGAATATCTCCGAGAGGAATGAACTTAGTCCTCTCCTAAGGATTGCTGGTGTTGCCAGTGCAAAAGTGGGCAAGCTGGAGCCCAGTGTTCAGAAGGGGCTTGAAAAGGCTGTGATGCTGGCTCCTTGGGACGAACGCAACTACCTTGCATTAACATATGTACTGAACAGATTACCAAAAGACACTTGA
- a CDS encoding aminotransferase class-III protein — MLRATRAFLPFSSRRALVSPSAPVPPLHLRSPIHSTGTMHAPPTNGNVNGNGVHINADFAAEHTARGVSRLVNGVIVKGEGSYVTFDDGRKMLDFTTGIGVTGLGHCHPVVSKAAADQCMNLVHGQCSIAFHEPGVKLISALMPLMPDPSLDTFFFWNSGSEAVEAAVKLARTATGRQNIISMQGGYHGRTFGAMALTRSKTIYSDRVSPLMPGVYVTPYPYWHQLGLPPNATEEQAVAQSIHQLNLLFAQQTNPAETAAIIIEPVLGEGGYIAAPASYLKALREICDEHGILLIFDEVQCGFGRTGKYFASEYSGVRPDVMIIAKGLANGFPLSGIVSRKELMDTQKPGSMASHISDMDGGTYAGNAIACAAAVACTKVMRDENVLENVNARSAELFDGINVLRANPKIAPYILDVRGKGLMVGVEFASPTNASWDASVQSSAPKGMASRVAAKLLERGVLLLTTSIFEVVRFIPPLNISQADMAKGIKAFQEAVEEVVREG, encoded by the exons ATGCTCCGCGCTACTAGGGCTTTCCTCCCCTTCTCCTCTCGTCGCGCGCTTGTCTCTCCCTCTGCTCCTGTTCCACCACTTCATCTTCGTTCCCCCATTCACTCTACTGGCACTATGCACGCCCCTCCTACCAATGGAAACGTCAATGGCAACGGTGTTCACATCAATGCGGACTTTGCTGCTGAGCACACCGCGCGTGGTGTGAGCCGCCTCGTCAATGGAGTTATTGTCAAAGGCGAAGGCTCCTACGTGACGTTCGACGATGGACGTAAGATGCTTGACTTTACCACGGGAATTGGCGTCACTGGCCTCG GCCACTGTCACCCAGTGGTTAGTAAGGCTGCTGCTGACCAGTGCATGAACCTTGTTCACGGACAG TGCAGCATTGCATTCCATGAACCAGGAGTCAAGCTAATTAGCGCGCTCATGCCGCTCATGCCCGATCCTTCGCTCGACACGTTCTTTTTCTGGAACTCGGGCTCTGAGGCTGTCGAAGCCGCGGTCAAGCTTGCACGTACAGCTACAGGGAGACAGAACATTATTTCTATGCAAG GGGGGTACCATGGACGTACTTTTGGTGCGATGGCTCTCACCCGTAGCAAGACTATCTATAGCGATCGTGTTAGCCCATTGATG CCCGGAGTGTATGTTACACCTTACCCGTACTGGCACCAACTTGGTCTCCCGCCCAACGCAACCGAAGAGCAAGCAGTCGCCCAAAGTATCCATCAACTCAACCTTCTCTTCGCACAGCAAACCAACCCAGCGGAGACCGCCGCGATTATCATCGAGCCTGTACTCGGTGAGGGTGGATATATCGCCGCCCCTGCCTCTTATCTCAAGGCACTCCGTGAGATCTGTGACGAGCACGGCATCTTGTTGATTTTTGACGAGGTACAATGCGGGTTTGGCCGAACGGGCAAGTACTTCGCGAGCGAGTACTCTGGCGTACGCCCGGATGTTATGATTATTGCCAAAGGGCTTGCCAATGGGTTCCCGCTGAGCGGTATTGTAAGCCGAAAGGAGCTGATGGATACGCAAAAGCCCGGGTCAATGGCAAGTCACATATCCGATATGGAT GGTGGCACGTACGCGGGTAATGCGATTGCCTGCGCTGCGGCTGTTGCATGCACCAAAGTTATGCGCGACGAGAACGTGCTCGAGAACGTTAATGCACG ATCTGCCGAACTATTCGATGGTATCAACGTGTTGCGCGCTAATCCCAAGATTGCTCCATACATTCTAGACGTGCGCGGTAAAGGGTTGATGGTTGGCGTTGAGTTTGCATCTCCAACGAATGCGAGCTGGGATGCATCGGTGCAGAGTAGTGCGCCAAAGGGCATGGCCAGCCGAGTAGCTGCCAAACTCCTCGAGCGAGGTGTATTGTTGTTGACAACCTCGATCTTCGAGGTCGTGCGATTCATTCCTCCGTTGAATATATCTCAGGCTGACATGGCCAAGGGAATCAAAGCATTCCAGGAGGCAGTCGAGGAGGTTGTTCGCGAGGGTTGA
- a CDS encoding superkiller protein 3 SKI3, with translation MGRESACVVKLSSITRKILGQRVRLVARVVKTEPTSSIIWLEDEGHYRPADVSVILSSDKAHLGFFQQLKCHVMITGYVEQIEEGEEVPSYPNSVPDLVIRAFLIQSVPNIDIRAWRESVQAREELLEYAQQLGYSNG, from the exons ATGGGGCGAGAGTCTGCATGTGTGGTAAAACTCTCCTCTATCACTCGCAAAATCCTAGGCCAGAGAGTTAGATTGGTTGCGAG AGTTGTCAAGACGGAGCCGACTTCGTCTATCATCTGGTTGGAAGACGAAGGTCATTATCGGCCAGCGGACGTGTCAGTGATACTTTCGTCAGACAAAGCACACCTGGGATTTTTCCAGCAGCTGaaatgtcatgtgatgatAACTGGGTACGTTGAGCAAATTGAG GAGGGTGAAGAAGTGCCCTCCTATCCGAACTCGGTGCCCGATCTAGTGATTCGAGCGTTCCTCATTCAATCCGTCCCTAATATAGATATCCGAGCGTGGCGTGAATCGGTGCAGGCAAGAGAGGAACTCCTTGAATATGCCCAACAGCTGGGCTATTCTAATGGATGA